In Galactobacillus timonensis, the genomic window CCGCCGGCTGTCCTTTTTCAGATTGTCCGTATTGGCATTCGAAGACGAAGTCCGCTTCATTCCCCTATTATAAACGGAATCAGAAGAAGCGCCCATCCTCAAACAGCCGTGTCTCACGCCGCAGGTAAATGTAAATCAAAAGAGCCGAGAGCCATTCACTCAGGCCAAGTGCGCAATAGACCCCCTCCGCGCCAAAGCAGCGCGAGAGTACAAACAGCGTAACCAAAGGCATGATCAAGGAGCGCAGCAGTGCTGAAGCTGCGCAGGCGCGCTGCTGCAGGATCCCCTGCAGCAAGTATGCGGCGAGGATATTGAATCCCAGCATAACGAACGTGGGCATATACCGCCGCATGATGTAGGGGCCAAGGACCGCATTGGCATCACTGCCCATAAAGAGATAAAGAATCTGTCTGGGGAGAATCTCGCCGAACGCGAAGATGCAGATGCCGATTACCATTGCCGTGCGCAATCCCAAACGGAAGAAGGAGCGTACCCTCTCCGTTTTCCCGGCGCCATGGTTGACGGACGCTCCCAGCTGCACGGTCTGTCCGACGCCGGCAAATACAGCCTGAGCAAGAAGGGCGATCGTATTGAGGACACCATAGACGCCAAGTGCCTCCGTGCCGCCGTAGATAAGCATGGTCTGGTTCATGACGATGTTCATTCCAATCGTTCCAAGGTCAATCAGCAGTGAACTGATGCCGGTGCGGAACACGGAATGAAAGTAGCGGAAGGGATGCGAAACCTTCACAAACCGCAGTGTATTTTTCTTTGACACAAAATGACTGAGCATGATGACATCCTGCACTGCCGTCCCAATTACAGTAGCTGTCG contains:
- a CDS encoding MATE family efflux transporter; this encodes MDFLKDNVHSIYRSYLVPTLGAALAMSIYSFVDTIAVGQYAGAVGTAAIAVINPLYTLMYVLASLFALGGSVHMGNALGRGKKEEGLQYFTIAAIGCALVTVASWLLCLWKLKDILVALGANEEIFSTAYAYGRIVIGFLPIIVGPDFFAAFLRLDRDPKRAFRAVLTGGMINIFLDWFLVFPMNMGVAGAATATVIGTAVQDVIMLSHFVSKKNTLRFVKVSHPFRYFHSVFRTGISSLLIDLGTIGMNIVMNQTMLIYGGTEALGVYGVLNTIALLAQAVFAGVGQTVQLGASVNHGAGKTERVRSFFRLGLRTAMVIGICIFAFGEILPRQILYLFMGSDANAVLGPYIMRRYMPTFVMLGFNILAAYLLQGILQQRACAASALLRSLIMPLVTLFVLSRCFGAEGVYCALGLSEWLSALLIYIYLRRETRLFEDGRFF